The nucleotide sequence CGAGATCTTTTGATAAGATGAGTTGATATTCAGGTTCGGAAGCGGATCCGATAGCAAAGATCAGGAACCGTCAGCAATCTTGTTTTGTCGCACGCCCGGAGCCTTCAGCTATATTGGTAGCGATAGAAGAGGCTGACCGCCGCATCTGAGAAACGAGACCGAATTGTTCTTCTTTTGGAAAGCCTGCGGTTAATTTATAAATGTCTAATGTAAAAACATGTGCTTTCTGCCAGGCGATTAAATTTTGGTAGTTTAACATGGTAAACGAATTTAAAAATAATTATATATAAATGTACGGAAAAGAAATTGCAGACCTGATATTCGATTCTGGTGTTTTCTCAATTCTCGAATCTTAATTCTCAATCTCAAAGCTTTAGCATTATTCTCACCTCAAATTGAATCCATTAAATGATTAAGATAACCAACCTCGAAAAAATCTACCGCACGGAAGAAGTGGAAACCGTTGCACTGAATGATCTTTCGTTTGAAGTAAAAGAAGGAGAATTTGTAGCGGTAATGGGCCCCTCCGGCTGCGGTAAATCAACACTGCTGAATATACTCGGGCTGCTGGATGATCCCGATTCGGGCAGTTTTGTATTTAATGGGGTAGAGGTCGCCAAGTTCAATGAACGCAAGCGGGCGGATATGCGGAAAAAGAACATCGGGTTCGTGTTCCAGAGCTTTAACCTTATTGATGAACTGACTGTTTTTGAAAACGTGGAGCTGCCCCTGATGTATGCCGGGGTAAAAAAATCCGACCGGAAGGCCCGTGTGGATGAAGTGCTGGAAAAAGTGCAGATCATGCACCGCCGCAACCACTTCCCGCAACAGCTTTCGGGAGGACAGCAACAACGTGTGGCCGTTG is from Niabella beijingensis and encodes:
- a CDS encoding ABC transporter ATP-binding protein — protein: MIKITNLEKIYRTEEVETVALNDLSFEVKEGEFVAVMGPSGCGKSTLLNILGLLDDPDSGSFVFNGVEVAKFNERKRADMRKKNIGFVFQSFNLIDELTVFENVELPLMYAGVKKSDRKARVDEVLEKVQIMHRRNHFPQQLSGGQQQRVAVARAVVNKPKLILADEPTGNLDSSNGNEVMQMLTDLNEAGTTIVMVTHSEHDARYSHRIIRMLDGHTVTENILV